In Cutaneotrichosporon cavernicola HIS019 DNA, chromosome: 1, one DNA window encodes the following:
- a CDS encoding uncharacterized protein (L-PSP endoribonuclease family protein), with protein MSHLEYSVYPGTGEEHARRFNYSSAVRIGDRVELSGMGGWNPETGEIYREINKQIDQAFEVVQLALTTAGSKGWEQVYRINSYHVPLNNEALEAMVRNMRKWMPNHKPLWTCVGVSRLGQDDMRVEIEVVAHDPK; from the exons aTGTCCCACCTCGAATACAGCGTATACCCCGGTAcgggcgaggagcacgCGCGCAGATTCAACTATTCGTCGGCTGTACGCATCGGCGACCGCGTCGAACTCTCTGGCATGGGCGGCTGGAACCCCGAAACAGGCGAGATCTACAGGGAAATCAACAAGCAGATTGACCAGGCGTTCGAGGTCGTCCAGCTTGCGCTGACCACCGCGGGCAGCAAGGGGTGGGAGCAG GTCTACCGCATCAATTCGTACCACGTCCCACTCAACAACGAAGCCCTGGAAGCCATGGTACGCAACATGCGCAAGTGGATGCCAAACCACAAGCCGCTGTGGACCTGTGTTGGCGTCTCCAGGCTCGGCCAGGACGACATGCGtgtcgagatcgaggtcgTTGCTCACGACCCAAAGTAA
- a CDS encoding uncharacterized protein (Chitin synthase), with the protein MMPSGGIQPGGYFNGPFSSTQRQQGTYPPGNAPSYNEQGYHDYTADYHSGRNDDDFETKSYNSHSHLNNSKEYGVGSVVPSVNFAPPAPIGRDQYPPSPSLMGYPPPPAPHSVSQLPTTPSFSGSSHWHSVRNQLLARRVVKQIPLFNGNLVMDVPVPKGVVPASTGAVGAEPGEMEKLRYSAATCDPDDFTRRKFHLRQYLYGRRTELFIVMTMYNEDSILLLRTLNAVIKNIAHLCSRTRSKTWGTGSWRKVVVCIVADGRNKCDARVLKVLQLMGVYAEGVAKDTVAGKEVQAHIYEYTTQVVVSETGEVGFGAVPVQVIFCLKESNKKKLNSHRWFFNAFGPQVKPNVCALLDVGTKPSGTSLYELYKCFEKHPNVGGACGEIYADSGKWGRYLLNPIVAGQNFEYKMSNILDKPFESVFGFISVLPGAFSAYRYAAVANHPDGTGPLASYFHGEKMNEPGVEASIFDRNMFLAEDRILAFEIVTKKNAKWRLQYVKSAKAGTDVPSGVPEFISQRRRWLNGSIFASFYALYSFWRVWTSGHNIIRKFALMILTFYNFVNLLFNWLSISSYYLAFYFLLQSSVSSPTDPFGGAGDEIFQVFNKVYIGILFIVLICSLGNRPQGSRFMYTACIILFAVCQGILLYCAGFTVYQTVPHTAEGWTNLSELFSNRTFLDLAMSLLATYGLYLISSLMYLEPWHMFTSFIQYLFLLPSYVNILLIYAFCNLHDVSWGTKGDNGSAKDLGQAKKVKNDDGEEALEVALPTRQEDVEALWQQARAEIRIPPKEVKEKRDATTKRSDSDRNFRTNVVLLFLGSNMIIILLFTSSVFTGWISQHFAETTSGAFNPYLTVIFYAVLFLSAMRFLGCTLYLIFRIFGF; encoded by the exons ATGATGCCCTCAGGTGGCATCCAGCCCGGTGGATACTTCAACGGCCCCTTCTCCAGCACCCAACGACAGCAAGGAACGTACCCTCCAGGTAATGCCCCCTCGTACAATGAACAGGGTTACCACGACTACACGGCCGACTACCATAGCGGCCGGAACGATGACGACTTTGAGACCAAGAGCTACaactcgcactcgcaccTCAACAACTCTAAGGAGTATGGCGTCGGCTCAGTCGTTCCCAGCGTCAACTTTGCGCCTCCGGCCCCAATCGGGCGCGACCAGTATCCACCGTCACCGAGTCTCATGGGCTACCCGCCGCCTCCGGCCCCCCATTCGGTGAGCCAgctgccgacgacgccgagcttcTCAGGCTCGAGCCACTGGCACAGTGTACGCAACCAGCTCCTGGCCCGCCGTGTCGTCAAGCAGATTCCGCTCTTCAACGGAAACCTTGTCATGGACGTGCCCGTGCCCAAGGGCGTCGTGCCCGCCAGCACGGGTGCCGTTGGTGCCGAGCccggcgagatggagaagtTGCGCTACAGCGCCGCGACCTGCGACCCAGACGACTTTACCCGCCGCAAATTCCACCTCCGCCAGTACCTGTACGGACGCAGGACCGAGCTGTTT ATCGTAATGACCATGTACAATGAGGACTCGAtcctgctgctgcgcacGCTTAACGCGGTCATTAAAAACATTGCGCACCTGTGCTCGCGCACGCGGTCCAAGACGTGGGGCACGGGCTCGTGGCGCAAGGTGGTCGTGTgcatcgtcgccgacggTCGTAACAAGTGTGATGCGCGTGTCCTCAAGGTCCTGCAGCTCATGGGCGTGTACGCCGAGGGTGTCGCCAAGGACACAGTCGCCGGCAAGGAGGTGCAAGCCCACATCTACGAGTACACCAcgcaggtcgtcgtcagcgagacgggcgaggtcggcttTGGTGCAGTGCCGGTCCAGGTCATCTTCTGCCTCAAAGA ATCAaacaagaagaagctcAACTCGCACCGCTGGTTCTTCAACGCCTTCGGACCGCAGGTCAAGCCTAAC gtCTGCGcactcctcgacgtcggcaccAAGCCCTCTGGCACGAGTCTGTACGAGCTGTACAAGTGCTTTGAGAAGCACCCCAACGTCGGAGGTGCGTGTGGTGAGATTTACGCCGACTCGGGCAAGTGGGGCCGGTACCTGCTCAATCCGATCGTCGCGGGCCAGAACTTTGAGTACAAGATGTCCAACATTCTCGACAAGCCGTTCGAGTCAGTCTTCGGTTTCATCTCAGTGCTGCCCGGAGCCTTCTCGGCGTACCGGTACGCGGCGGTGGCTAACCACCCGGACGGCACTGGCCCGCTCGCATCCTACTTCCACGGTGAGAAGATGAACGAGCCTGGCGTCGAGGCATCCATCTTCGACCGCAACATGTTCCTCGCTGAGGACCGTATCCTCGCCTTTGAGATTGTCACGAAGAAGAACGCAAAATGGCGCCTGCAATACGTCAAGAGCGCCAAAGCCGGAACCGATGTGCCCTCTGGTGTGCCCGAGTTCATTTCGCAACGTCGTCGCTGGCTCAACGGTTCCATCTTCGCCTCCTTCTACGCGCTTTACTCGTTCTGGCGCGTGTGGACTTCGGGACACAACATCATCCGCAAGTTTGCGCTCATGATCCTCACGTTCTACAACTTTGtcaacctcctcttcaACTGGCTTTCGATCTCGTCGTACTACCTCGCCTTCTACTTCCTTCTCCAGTCGTCCGTCTCATCGCCCACCGACCCGTTCGGCGGTGCGGGCGACGAGATCTTCCAGGTCTTCAACAAGGTGTACATTGGTATCCT cttCATCGTCCTCATTTGTTCGCTCGGTAACCGCCCGCAGGGTTCGCGGTTCATGTACACTGCCTG catTATCCTCTTCGCCGTGTGCCAGGGTATCCTGCTCTACTGTGCCGGCTTTACAGTGTACCAGACTGTCCCGCACACCGCTGAGGGCTGGACAAACCTGAGCGAGCTTTTTTCGAACCGCAcgttcctcgacctcgccatgTCGCTCCTGGCGACGTACGGTCTTTATCTCATTTCGTCGCTCATGTACCTCGAGCCGTGGCACATGTTCACGTCTTTCATCCAGTACCTCTTCCTGCTCCCATCATACGTCAACATTCTGCTCATCTACGCCTTCTGCAACTTGCACGACGTGTCGTGGGGTACCAAGGGTGACAACGGTTCGGCCAAGGATCTCGGTcaggccaagaaggtcaagaacgacgatggcgaggaggcgctcgaggtcgccctCCCCACACGCcaggaggacgtcgaggcgctctGGCAGCAGGCGCGTGCTGAGATCCGCATCCCGCCaaaggaggtcaaggagaagcgTGACGCGACGACCAAGCGGTCAGACT CCGACCGCAACTTCCGTACAaacgtcgtcctcctcttcctcggcagcAACATGATCATtatcctcctcttcacGTCCTCGGTCTTCACCGGCTGGATCAGCCAGCACTTTGCCGAAACCACCTCGGGCGCCTTCAACCCCTACCTTACAGTCATCTTCTACGCCGTCCTTTTCCTCAGTGCGATGCGCTTCCTCGGCTGCACGCTGTACCTCATATTCCGCATCTTTGGATTCTAG